The genomic segment TCGTCGAAGCACGGCCGCAGCGCCGCCAGCATCGCGCGCCAGTCCTTGTCCGCCATGGCCGCAAAGACGAGCGTGCGCGGGCGCGCGATCCGTGTTTCCTCGAGCGCCGCCGCCAGGGCCGACGCAGACTCCGGATTGTGCGCGGCATCCAGCACCACCACCGGCGCGCCCTCGATGAGCTCGAGGCGGCCCGGCCAGCGCGCCTCGACGATCGCGCGATCGCGCTGCGACGGCTCGACCGGAAAGCGCTCGCCGAGCTGCTCGACCACCGTTGCCGCCACCGCGGCATTGCGCCGCTGATGCGTGCCCGGCAGGCGTGCCGTTCCGTCGAGCTGCGCCTGCACCATCGGAGCGAAATCGCCGAAGTCGCGGCCGTAGGCGAGCCAGCGCGCGGACGTTTCCTCCACGCGTGCGGCCACGACCTTCTCGGCCTCGCACGGCAGCGCGCCGGTGACCAGCACGGAGCCCGGCTTCACTATCCCGGCCTTCTCGAACGCGATGCTGGCGATGGTGTCGCCGAGGTACTCGGCGTGGTCGATGTCCACCGAGGTGATGGCGCAGACCTGCCCGTAGGCGACGTTGGTCGCGTCGAGCCGGCCGCCGAGACCTGCCTCGATGACGGCGACGGCCACACCGCGCTCGCGCATCGCGTGCAATGCGGCCAGCGTCACGATCTCGAAAAACGTCAGCTCCTGGCGCGCGGCTTCCATGGCAGTGCGAACGGCGGAGATCGACGCCACCACCTCGCGGCGCGACGCCGGAACGCCGGCCATGCGGATGCGCTCGCGGAACGAAACCAGGTGCGGCGACGTGTACAGGCCCGTGCGATGACCGCCGGCGCGCAGCGCCGCCTCGATCATCGCCGCGGTCGAGCCCTTGCCGTTGGTCCCGGCGATGTGCACGCACGTGAACGCGCGCTCGGGATGGCCGAGGCGATCGAGCACCGGATCGAGGCGAGCAAGGCGGAAGTCCATCCCGCGCTTGGCCTCGAGATGATAGAGCCAGTCGAGCGTCTCTTCGTAGGTTGCCGTCACTGGCTGTCGCCGTTTGCGATGCCGCTGCTGGCGGGGGAGCTGCCGGCTCAGGCGCTGCGGCGCACGCCGTCGATGCCGGCCCGCAGCGAGCCGACGAACTCTCGCGCCGCTGCCGGCCCCTCCCTGCCGCCCTCGTACACCCGGCGTACCAGCGCGGAGCCGACGATGACGAGGTCGGCGTACGCCGCGACCGACGCCGCCTGCTCGGGCGTAGAGATTCCGAAGCCGACGCCGACGGGAAGACTGGTGATGGCACGCGCCTGACGCACCAGGTCCTGGACGCCGTCGGAAGGCACCGATGCGCGCGCGCCGGTGACGCCGAGGACCGAGACCATGTAGACGAACCCGCTGGCGTACTGCGCGACCGCGCGCATGCGCTCCTCGGTGCTGGTCGGTGCGAGCAGGAAGATGCGGTCGAGGCCGTGCCTGCGACACGCGGTCGCCAGCGGCCCGGCCTCCTCGGGCGGAAGATCGGTGCACAGGATGCCGTCGGCGCCGGCGGCCACGGCGTCGCGTGCGATGGCTTCGTCGCCGTAGCGGAAGAACGGATTGCAGTATCCGAACAGGACCAGCGGGACGTCGGTGCGCTGGCGCAGCCACGTGACCATTTCCAGAATCCGCGGAAGGGAAGAACCGGCGGCGAGCGCGCGCTGGCTCGATTCCTGGATCACGGGCCCGTCGGCGATGGGATCGGAGAACGGCACGCCCAGCTCGAGGATGTCTGCGCCGGCTTCGGCCACCGCCATGATGGCGTCGCGGCTGGTCTGCAGATCGGGATCGCCGACGGTAAGGAACGGCACCAGAGCGGCGCGTCCTTCCTGGCGAAGGCGCGACAGCGTATCGGCAATGCGGCTCGGCACGAGCGGCGTCTTAGCGGGATCTGCCGGCGAACGACAATCACCGCCGCCTTGCCGGCACGTGCCGAGCCTGTTCGCGATCGTTACGGCGTACAGCCACCGCTGCCGTTGCACACCGAGGTGCCGACACACTCGGCGTCCGGATCGGCGCCCATCGGAATGAACGAGCACTGGCCGTCGAAGCCGCCGGTCTTGGCTGCCGAGCAGGCCTGGCAGGTGGAGGCGCAGGCGCTGTTGCAGCAGACGCCGTCGACGCACTGGAAGCTGGAGCACTGCGAGTTGCTGCTGCACGCCGTGCCGTCCGGGAGCAGGCAGACATTGCCTTCGTCCACAAAGCCGTCGCAATCGTTGTCCAGGGAGTCGCAGATCTCGGCGGACGGTCCCTGGTTCTGGATGCACTGCAGCGAGCCGGCGCAGGTCGTGGTGCCGGCCGAGCAGACGCCCGGCATGCCCGTCGAGCAGGCGGCGCCGCCGCCCGGATTGCCTTCATCTGCCTGGCCGTTGCAGTTGTCGTCCTGGTTGTTGCAGGACTCGGTGGCGGCCGGATTGATCGCCGGGTCCCCGTCGTCGCAGTCGACGTTGGAGCAGTACGAGTCCATGTCGGCGTCGACGCATGGCTGCGTCGTGCTGGTCGTGGAGACGAGGGGCGACGCCACCGGCGCGCAGAGCAGGCCCGTCGCCTTCACCTGGACGCTGTGCACGCCGAACTGATCGGTGAGGGTCGCCGCAGGCTGGAACTTCGGGCAGCGCGTCTTGTAGCAGAGGAACTTCTGCAGCGGCACGCCATCGGGAGCTCCCGGGGGAGCCGGGTTGACGTTGTCCTTGGACACGTCCACGCACAGCAGTTTTGCCGGCACCGTGATGGAGCAGCCGGGAGTGAGGCTGTCGAAGGCGGGGTCGTTGGAGTCGAGGTCGGCCGTGTAGATCGCCTTGGCCGACGAGTCCTTGATCTTGAAGCACTGCAGGTGGTCGAACGGCGCGGCATCGGCGGTCGCGGCAAGCACGAACATGGCAATGGCGGGCGACAGCGTGGGCAGCAGACGAAGCATGAGAGTCCTCCTCCGGGAAGATGCGACGGAAGCGCTCAGCACGGTATAGCGCAGCGCGACGCTGTACCAGAATTCAGCAGCAGGTTTGTTTCGCCAGCCGTCGACGAGAGCTGCCGCGAGGGAGAGGAGCCGCTCGGCCGCCGCTTGCAACGCCAGCGCACGAACGCCTCTGCGGCGGTGGGTGCGGCCGCCCCGTCCGCGGGTCCTGCTCCGCCGGCGTGAGGGGCGCCGCTCAGGCTGCCGACAAGCGCGGGATCGGCTGATCGGGCTGCGTCGTAGCCGGACCGTCGCCGACGGTGAAGAAGAAGCTCGAGCCCTTTCCGAC from the Candidatus Limnocylindrales bacterium genome contains:
- the trpA gene encoding tryptophan synthase subunit alpha, with protein sequence MPSRIADTLSRLRQEGRAALVPFLTVGDPDLQTSRDAIMAVAEAGADILELGVPFSDPIADGPVIQESSQRALAAGSSLPRILEMVTWLRQRTDVPLVLFGYCNPFFRYGDEAIARDAVAAGADGILCTDLPPEEAGPLATACRRHGLDRIFLLAPTSTEERMRAVAQYASGFVYMVSVLGVTGARASVPSDGVQDLVRQARAITSLPVGVGFGISTPEQAASVAAYADLVIVGSALVRRVYEGGREGPAAAREFVGSLRAGIDGVRRSA
- a CDS encoding putative metal-binding motif-containing protein, which gives rise to MLRLLPTLSPAIAMFVLAATADAAPFDHLQCFKIKDSSAKAIYTADLDSNDPAFDSLTPGCSITVPAKLLCVDVSKDNVNPAPPGAPDGVPLQKFLCYKTRCPKFQPAATLTDQFGVHSVQVKATGLLCAPVASPLVSTTSTTQPCVDADMDSYCSNVDCDDGDPAINPAATESCNNQDDNCNGQADEGNPGGGAACSTGMPGVCSAGTTTCAGSLQCIQNQGPSAEICDSLDNDCDGFVDEGNVCLLPDGTACSSNSQCSSFQCVDGVCCNSACASTCQACSAAKTGGFDGQCSFIPMGADPDAECVGTSVCNGSGGCTP
- a CDS encoding folylpolyglutamate synthase/dihydrofolate synthase family protein, with amino-acid sequence MTATYEETLDWLYHLEAKRGMDFRLARLDPVLDRLGHPERAFTCVHIAGTNGKGSTAAMIEAALRAGGHRTGLYTSPHLVSFRERIRMAGVPASRREVVASISAVRTAMEAARQELTFFEIVTLAALHAMRERGVAVAVIEAGLGGRLDATNVAYGQVCAITSVDIDHAEYLGDTIASIAFEKAGIVKPGSVLVTGALPCEAEKVVAARVEETSARWLAYGRDFGDFAPMVQAQLDGTARLPGTHQRRNAAVAATVVEQLGERFPVEPSQRDRAIVEARWPGRLELIEGAPVVVLDAAHNPESASALAAALEETRIARPRTLVFAAMADKDWRAMLAALRPCFDDAVFVPLSMARAEAPRRFLEAWPQARVAASPEEGLALARQLSAGHGSVVIAGSIFLLGHLYRSAGGSLLEQDLSD